One genomic region from Bos javanicus breed banteng chromosome 14, ARS-OSU_banteng_1.0, whole genome shotgun sequence encodes:
- the MAFA gene encoding transcription factor MafA, with the protein MATELAMGAELPSSPLAIEYVNDFDLMKFEVKKEPPEAERFCHRLPPGSLSSTPLSTPCSSVPSSPSFCAPSPGTSGGAGGGGGAAQAGATPGQASGGPGAVGGASGKPALEDLYWMSGYQHHLNPEALNLTPEDAVEALIGSGHHAGHHGAHHPAAAAAYEAFRGQGFAGGGGADDMGAGHHHGTHHAAHHHHHAPHHHHHHHHGGAGHGGGGTTHHVRLEERFSDDQLVSMSVRELNRQLRGFSKEEVIRLKQKRRTLKNRGYAQSCRFKRVQQRHILESEKCQLQSQVEQLKLEVGRLAKERDLYKEKYEKLAGRGGPGGAGGAGFPRESSPPQAGPGGAKGAPDFFL; encoded by the coding sequence ATGGCCACGGAGCTGGCGATGGGCGCCGAGCTGCCCAGCAGCCCGCTGGCCATCGAGTACGTGAACGATTTCGACCTGATGAAGTTCGAGGTGAAGAAGGAGCCGCCCGAGGCCGAGCGCTTTTGCCACCGACTGCCACCCGGCTCGCTGTCCTCGACGCCGCTCAGCACGCCGTGTTCCTCCGTGCCCTCTTCGCCCAGCTTCTGCGCGCCCAGCCCCGGCACCAGCGGCGGcgcggggggcggcggcggcgcggcgcAGGCCGGGGCCACCCCGGGGCAGGCGAGTGGGGGCCCCGGCGCCGTCGGGGGCGCCTCGGGGAAGCCGGCGCTGGAGGATCTGTACTGGATGAGTGGCTATCAGCACCACCTTAACCCCGAGGCCCTCAACCTGACGCCCGAGGACGCGGTGGAGGCGCTCATCGGAAGCGGCCACCACGCTGGGCACCACGGCGCGCACCACCCAGCGGCCGCTGCGGCCTACGAGGCCTTCCGGGGCCAGGGCttcgcgggcggcggcggcgcggacGACATGGGCGCTGGCCACCACCACGGCACCCACCACGccgcccaccaccaccaccacgcgccccaccaccatcaccaccaccaccacggcgGCGCGGGCCACGGCGGCGGCGGCACAACCCACCACGTGCGCTTGGAGGAGCGCTTCTCCGACGACCAGCTGGTGTCCATGTCCGTGCGCGAGCTGAACAGGCAGCTCCGCGGCTTCAGCAAGGAGGAGGTCATCCGGCTGAAGCAGAAGCGGCGCACGCTTAAGAACCGCGGCTACGCGCAGTCGTGCCGCTTCAAGCGGGTGCAGCAGCGGCACATTCTGGAGAGCGAGAAGTGCCAGCTCCAGAGCCAGGTGGAGCAGCTGAAGCTGGAGGTGGGGCGCCTGGCCAAGGAGCGGGACCTGTACAAGGAGAAATACGAGAAGCTGGCCGGCCGGGGCGGCCCCGGGGGCGCGGGCGGGGCCGGCTTCCCGCGGGAGTCCTCGCCGCCGCAGGCCGGGCCCGGCGGGGCCAAGGGCGCGCCCGACTTCTTCCTGTGA